Proteins found in one Planctomycetes bacterium MalM25 genomic segment:
- the pcrC gene encoding Perchlorate reductase subunit gamma precursor has protein sequence MDPLAKSLTRTTALALAWCAACAGAQPPGGDDLDPAKVLGSDACKKCHAPEIAQWERTPHAMTIDTLHRKPEAKAIADRLGLRSVKRNDTCVRCHYTPKLVRGRPRIDSGVSCESCHGASQDWVELHAEYGPGVTRETEAPDARQRRRLASIAAGMNNPSNLYLIARQCLDCHTTPDEKLVDVGGHSAGSRDFELVSWSQGMVRHNFVRGNGANAPSALPRVRVMHVVGVMTDLEYSLRAVAKATTGGVFAKAAAQRAAARKQTLWALQRRLDDPLVQPALDAVATLELKLGNGDAVNAAADAIADAAYAFAERAAGERLAAIDDLLPNPTQYK, from the coding sequence AGCCGCCGGGCGGTGACGACCTCGATCCGGCGAAGGTGCTCGGCTCCGACGCCTGCAAGAAGTGCCACGCGCCGGAGATCGCGCAGTGGGAGCGCACGCCCCACGCGATGACGATCGACACGCTGCACCGCAAGCCCGAGGCGAAGGCGATCGCCGACCGGCTCGGGCTGCGGAGCGTCAAACGCAACGACACCTGCGTCCGCTGCCACTACACGCCGAAGCTGGTGCGGGGGCGTCCGCGGATCGACTCGGGCGTGTCGTGCGAATCGTGCCACGGGGCGTCGCAGGACTGGGTCGAGCTGCACGCGGAGTACGGCCCGGGGGTCACCCGCGAAACCGAGGCGCCCGACGCCCGACAACGCCGGCGGCTGGCGAGCATCGCGGCGGGGATGAACAACCCGTCGAACCTCTACCTGATCGCTCGGCAGTGCCTCGACTGCCACACGACCCCCGATGAGAAGCTTGTCGACGTGGGGGGCCACTCGGCCGGCAGCCGCGACTTCGAGCTGGTCTCGTGGTCGCAGGGCATGGTGCGGCACAACTTCGTGCGGGGGAATGGCGCCAACGCGCCCAGCGCCCTGCCACGGGTGCGCGTGATGCACGTCGTGGGCGTGATGACCGACCTGGAGTACAGTCTCCGCGCCGTCGCCAAGGCGACGACCGGCGGCGTGTTCGCCAAGGCGGCCGCCCAACGCGCCGCCGCCCGCAAACAGACCCTCTGGGCTCTGCAACGCCGCCTCGACGACCCGCTCGTCCAGCCGGCGCTCGACGCGGTCGCGACGCTCGAGCTGAAGCTCGGCAACGGCGACGCCGTCAACGCGGCGGCCGACGCCATCGCCGACGCCGCTTACGCCTTCGCCGAGCGCGCCGCGGGCGAGCGGCTCGCCGCGATCGACGACCTCCTGCCGAATCCGACCCAGTACAAGTAG
- the ydhX gene encoding putative ferredoxin-like protein YdhX precursor: MLEVARPRPQRWDKPLDPDMTDRTVDRLLRVPPFASMDPEAFPRATPLGGLLRNDTRVTQHEPGELIVREGDYGSSALLVLDGQVRITLESLPPETLGRPPEPRGAKLMRAVARLFGQSRVPELRSRDAVSATPTRADEGVFLQDIPGVLDEAATAILGAGELFGEQAAITRAPHTATVFAETACVLLEIRWQGLRDLMQHTPALREHIDQLYRQNHLQRHLRHTPLLAKLDDAALERVAEAVRFGSFGSFDWSDSARDDAQVDALERLQREPLVLEQGKPVEAVMLIRKGFGRMTSRLGEADRTIAYLGKGRALGAEELVVAAERGEPPVWRRSIRAVGCLDTLLIPPETFFREVAPTLTEPQKQRWRERAAQQDATHQPPPGAAPARTLDFLVDQRLVNGSQSMVIDLDRCTRCDDCVRACAATHDGNPRFIREGQTLDQAQFAEACMHCVDPVCMIGCPTGAIHRDEETGVVRINDGTCVGCSTCANSCPYQAIQMVEVRESGGAIVFDEATGQPLLRATKCDLCHDQPTGPACQHACPHDALVRLDLTDSSAIAAWSQH; encoded by the coding sequence ATGCTCGAAGTCGCCCGGCCGCGCCCGCAGCGGTGGGACAAACCGCTCGACCCCGACATGACCGATCGCACGGTCGATCGGCTGCTGCGCGTCCCCCCGTTCGCGTCGATGGACCCGGAGGCGTTCCCGCGGGCGACGCCGCTGGGTGGTTTGCTGCGGAACGACACCCGGGTGACGCAGCACGAGCCGGGCGAGCTGATCGTCCGCGAGGGGGACTACGGTTCCAGCGCCCTGCTGGTCCTCGACGGCCAGGTGCGGATCACCCTCGAGAGCCTCCCCCCCGAGACGCTCGGCCGTCCGCCCGAACCACGCGGGGCGAAGCTGATGCGTGCGGTCGCGCGGCTGTTCGGGCAATCTCGCGTCCCTGAGCTCCGCTCGCGCGACGCCGTCAGCGCAACGCCCACTCGCGCCGACGAGGGCGTCTTCCTGCAAGACATCCCGGGCGTGCTCGACGAGGCGGCGACAGCGATCCTCGGAGCCGGCGAGCTGTTCGGTGAGCAGGCCGCCATCACCCGCGCGCCGCACACGGCGACCGTGTTCGCCGAGACCGCCTGCGTGCTACTGGAGATCCGCTGGCAAGGACTCCGCGACCTCATGCAGCACACGCCCGCGTTGCGTGAGCACATCGACCAACTCTATCGCCAGAACCACCTGCAGCGTCACCTGCGGCACACACCGCTGCTGGCGAAGCTCGACGACGCGGCGCTCGAACGGGTCGCCGAAGCGGTCCGGTTCGGGTCGTTCGGGTCGTTCGACTGGTCCGACTCAGCCCGCGACGACGCGCAGGTCGACGCGTTGGAGCGTTTGCAGCGCGAGCCGCTCGTTCTCGAGCAGGGCAAACCGGTCGAGGCGGTGATGCTCATCCGCAAGGGGTTCGGACGCATGACCAGCCGGCTCGGCGAGGCGGACCGCACGATCGCCTACCTGGGCAAGGGCCGCGCCCTGGGCGCCGAGGAACTGGTCGTCGCCGCCGAGCGGGGCGAGCCGCCGGTCTGGCGCCGCTCGATCCGAGCGGTCGGCTGCCTCGACACACTGCTCATCCCGCCGGAGACCTTCTTCCGAGAGGTCGCGCCAACGCTCACCGAGCCGCAGAAGCAGCGTTGGCGCGAACGCGCCGCGCAGCAGGACGCCACCCACCAACCCCCGCCCGGCGCCGCGCCGGCCCGGACGCTCGACTTCCTGGTCGATCAGCGGCTCGTGAACGGCTCGCAGTCGATGGTGATCGATCTGGACCGCTGCACGCGTTGCGACGACTGCGTCCGCGCTTGCGCCGCGACGCACGACGGCAACCCGCGGTTCATCCGCGAGGGTCAGACCCTCGACCAGGCGCAGTTCGCCGAGGCGTGCATGCACTGTGTCGACCCGGTCTGCATGATCGGCTGCCCGACGGGCGCGATCCACCGTGACGAGGAGACCGGCGTCGTCCGCATCAACGACGGCACCTGCGTCGGCTGCTCGACCTGCGCGAACAGCTGTCCCTACCAAGCGATCCAGATGGTCGAGGTCCGCGAGTCGGGCGGGGCGATCGTCTTCGACGAGGCGACCGGCCAGCCGCTGCTCCGCGCCACCAAGTGCGACCTCTGCCACGACCAACCGACCGGCCCGGCGTGCCAGCACGCCTGCCCGCACGACGCCCTGGTGCGGCTCGACCTGACCGACTCATCGGCCATCGCCGCCTGGAGCCAGCATTAA
- a CDS encoding Doubled CXXCH motif (Paired_CXXCH_1) yields the protein MSHTPGDYDRPNLKWTCGLTDEADPCSVGPTCQGRCPKLGECVPQRDGDRWGCNRSPNRGGPCPDGPGPDGRCCLTRSCIPRRSLRSIRGRWITGAAIFTVGALLMLFGSGRRNELIVPGGLTTHHAQVIARGEWSNRCAACHPGANDQLGSWVGTALLGESHDGATQSDLCLNCHRDLATPSAAPLLAHGLPTEALPKRHRATAQAATASLVLFAAPGSPAHGGHASDPLACAACHQEHHGAGHDLAALTDARCQACHVERYDSFAEDHPDFGVWPTTRRTRIRFNHASHQGTHYTKANRDFDCRVCHQVDSTGDLTARPDYQQACAECHDADLVRSFGEGLPFLALPTIDREALADAAPAAWPEGALGDFDGDLPAFTKLLLAADPAASAAMERLGHDFSFFDLDAGEPADVAASAALTDALVRLLDEVQEEGHGAIAGRLSTLTGQADGAATADLVARLPVELIDRIQATWLGDQAPPEPFDAIEDRTAGGGWQVEDDRLQLTYRPTGHDDPFLRAWLDAIAALPPERAALRDACLAEFKRPGAPGGCLECHSVEQSGDRLTINWRGRDRLNEPRGFTKFSHRPHLIQPELATCTHCHQLDPAAESVVNYTGADPHRFTSEFVTLSKAACIECHRPHAAGDRCTQCHNYHVSPVR from the coding sequence ATGAGCCACACGCCCGGCGACTACGATCGCCCCAACCTGAAGTGGACCTGCGGACTCACCGACGAGGCCGACCCCTGCTCGGTCGGACCGACCTGCCAAGGCCGCTGCCCGAAGCTGGGCGAGTGCGTCCCGCAGCGCGACGGCGACCGCTGGGGCTGCAACCGCAGCCCCAACCGGGGCGGACCCTGCCCCGACGGCCCGGGCCCCGACGGCCGCTGCTGCCTCACCCGCAGCTGCATACCCCGGCGCTCGCTCCGCTCAATCCGAGGGCGCTGGATCACCGGGGCGGCGATCTTCACGGTCGGCGCGTTGCTCATGCTGTTCGGCTCGGGCCGGCGCAATGAGCTGATCGTGCCCGGCGGCCTCACCACGCACCACGCCCAGGTGATCGCCCGCGGCGAGTGGTCGAACCGCTGCGCCGCGTGCCACCCCGGCGCAAACGACCAGCTCGGCTCGTGGGTCGGGACCGCCCTGCTCGGCGAGTCGCACGACGGGGCGACGCAATCCGATCTCTGCCTCAACTGCCACCGCGACCTGGCGACGCCCTCCGCCGCCCCGCTGCTGGCGCACGGGCTCCCTACTGAGGCGTTGCCGAAGCGACATCGCGCCACGGCACAGGCGGCGACGGCCTCGCTGGTCTTGTTCGCGGCGCCCGGCTCGCCCGCCCACGGCGGGCACGCCTCGGACCCGCTCGCCTGCGCCGCTTGCCACCAAGAGCACCACGGCGCCGGGCACGACCTGGCCGCCCTCACCGACGCCCGCTGCCAGGCGTGCCACGTGGAGCGTTACGACAGCTTCGCCGAGGACCACCCCGACTTCGGCGTCTGGCCGACGACGCGACGGACGCGGATCCGCTTCAACCACGCTTCGCACCAGGGGACGCACTACACCAAGGCGAACCGCGATTTCGATTGCCGCGTCTGCCATCAAGTCGATTCGACCGGCGACCTGACGGCCCGGCCCGACTATCAACAAGCGTGCGCCGAGTGCCACGACGCCGACCTCGTCCGCAGCTTTGGCGAGGGGCTCCCCTTCCTGGCGTTGCCGACGATCGATCGCGAAGCGCTCGCCGACGCCGCGCCAGCCGCTTGGCCCGAAGGGGCGCTCGGCGACTTCGACGGCGACCTGCCGGCGTTCACCAAGCTGCTGCTCGCCGCCGACCCGGCCGCCAGCGCGGCGATGGAGCGACTGGGGCACGATTTCTCGTTCTTCGATCTCGACGCCGGCGAGCCGGCGGACGTCGCCGCCTCCGCAGCGCTGACCGACGCCCTGGTCCGCCTGCTCGATGAGGTGCAAGAGGAGGGCCACGGCGCCATCGCCGGGCGGCTGAGTACCCTAACTGGCCAAGCAGACGGCGCGGCGACTGCCGACCTCGTCGCGCGGCTGCCGGTCGAGCTGATCGACCGCATCCAGGCCACCTGGCTGGGCGATCAGGCGCCGCCCGAACCATTCGACGCGATCGAGGACCGCACCGCCGGCGGCGGCTGGCAGGTCGAGGACGACCGCCTGCAACTCACCTACCGCCCCACAGGACACGACGACCCGTTCCTCCGCGCCTGGCTCGACGCGATCGCCGCCCTGCCGCCGGAGCGGGCCGCGCTACGCGACGCCTGCCTCGCCGAGTTCAAACGCCCCGGCGCCCCGGGCGGCTGCCTCGAGTGCCACAGCGTCGAGCAATCCGGCGACCGGCTCACGATCAACTGGCGGGGCCGCGACCGGCTGAACGAGCCGCGCGGCTTCACGAAGTTCTCGCACCGCCCCCACCTGATCCAGCCCGAGCTAGCGACCTGCACCCACTGCCACCAGCTCGACCCGGCGGCCGAGTCGGTGGTGAACTACACGGGTGCCGACCCCCACCGCTTCACGAGCGAGTTCGTCACGCTCTCAAAGGCAGCCTGCATCGAATGCCACCGCCCCCACGCCGCGGGGGATCGGTGCACGCAGTGCCATAATTATCATGTGAGCCCGGTTAGATAG
- the pknB_9 gene encoding Serine/threonine-protein kinase PknB, translating to MAHLTTFVFTDLVGSVSLKAKMPGVDAAQRDAAYVQQVLQPHRQRIEAHLDEAGGRVVSTAGDGHFLVFPDTLRAAWWALQVLRDHQPATEAAGQAFDGLNIEVRLGMHAGTPQPDPADPDNFVGRAVDYAARLADHAQGGQILVSRTTASIIEDGALSDSRLHSHGEIDLKGIGKVETFELLGGDQQPTRPRKTPSQTGERSWSVLPRTMGLTEYIEHSGSRRPGSAGSSSAVATSVRPRRLGNYELGDLLGAGGMGNVYKARHAQFDRARAVKIIRPDLVESGGESVVRRFYQEVRANGSLEHPNLVVAIDSSSPGDETHYLVMEYIDGVSLDELLRNEGPLPIADACEIARQAALGLEHLYEEGLVHRDVKPSNLMLTLASSPHAPVDSAGSLTARSASTKLPVVKLMDLGLALLAPVDGEDRLTQMDRGGMGTGHYMPPEQWKTTSVDIRADIYSLGCTLYHLLTGEPPFAQSDLKPERSHATEPPPPLSGRCDAPPELARLVERMLAKRPEDRPQTPLDVVEALTPLAAGHGLAERVTRYRKSGGSSTRRSDHHLDTRPERDEPAETNVPSGRRLDGTATDPAGSGWGRWILPALVTLAACAALLAVMMRGDDRAMHADKLKSDAGFAAREMANAIDSRVHALETAADEPRLPEWIATVEAGEGPLENWLIQQRGRWDEKLHYRSASWFVTDARGVQIARAPHSPKSIGESYAHRDYFHGRGKDLEKGVTGVEPIREPHRSAVYDSSSAPGKLKVAFSTPIYGKRSEGRRPVVGVLAMSIELGDFAEFDEIEATTGTAEILLVDTGADGFEGAKRRGLVLQHRDLASHTSAAKPVRLSKELQGRIAAAPDANRGVLLGAYPDILGRSGSDYLGAYAPVKPKTLSADPRGPWVVIAQKQAP from the coding sequence ATGGCGCACCTCACCACGTTTGTGTTCACCGACCTGGTGGGCTCGGTGAGTCTCAAGGCGAAGATGCCGGGGGTCGACGCCGCGCAGCGCGACGCGGCCTATGTGCAGCAGGTGCTGCAGCCCCACCGGCAGCGGATCGAGGCCCACCTGGACGAGGCGGGCGGGCGCGTCGTCTCGACCGCCGGCGACGGACACTTCCTGGTTTTTCCTGACACCCTGCGGGCCGCCTGGTGGGCGCTGCAGGTGCTGCGGGACCACCAGCCCGCGACCGAGGCCGCCGGCCAAGCGTTCGACGGCCTGAACATCGAAGTCCGGCTCGGCATGCACGCGGGCACGCCGCAGCCCGATCCGGCGGACCCGGACAACTTCGTGGGGCGAGCCGTCGACTACGCGGCCCGGCTGGCCGACCACGCCCAAGGGGGGCAGATCCTGGTCTCCCGAACGACCGCCTCGATCATCGAGGATGGCGCCCTCTCCGATTCACGGCTGCATTCGCACGGCGAAATCGACCTGAAGGGGATCGGCAAGGTCGAGACCTTCGAGCTGCTCGGCGGCGACCAACAGCCGACAAGACCGCGAAAAACGCCCTCGCAGACAGGCGAACGCTCCTGGAGTGTGCTCCCGAGGACCATGGGTCTGACCGAGTACATCGAGCACTCCGGCAGCCGGCGCCCCGGTTCGGCGGGCTCGAGCAGCGCGGTCGCCACCTCGGTGCGGCCGCGGCGGCTGGGCAATTACGAGCTGGGCGACTTGCTCGGCGCCGGCGGCATGGGCAACGTGTACAAGGCCCGCCACGCCCAGTTCGACCGCGCCCGGGCGGTGAAGATCATCCGCCCCGACCTGGTGGAATCCGGCGGCGAATCGGTCGTGCGGCGGTTCTACCAAGAGGTCCGGGCGAACGGTTCGCTGGAGCACCCGAACCTCGTGGTGGCGATCGACTCCTCCTCGCCCGGCGACGAGACGCACTACCTGGTCATGGAGTACATCGACGGGGTGAGCCTCGACGAGCTGCTCCGCAACGAGGGCCCGCTGCCGATCGCCGACGCCTGCGAGATCGCCCGGCAAGCCGCCCTCGGCCTTGAGCACCTGTACGAGGAGGGCCTCGTGCACCGCGACGTGAAGCCCTCCAACCTGATGCTCACGCTCGCCAGCAGCCCCCACGCCCCGGTCGATTCGGCGGGGAGCCTCACGGCCCGCAGCGCCTCGACGAAGCTGCCGGTGGTCAAGCTGATGGACCTCGGCCTCGCCCTGCTGGCCCCCGTCGACGGCGAGGACCGGCTCACGCAGATGGACCGCGGCGGCATGGGGACGGGGCACTACATGCCGCCCGAGCAGTGGAAAACGACCTCGGTCGATATCCGGGCGGACATCTACAGCCTGGGCTGCACACTCTACCACCTGCTGACCGGCGAGCCGCCGTTCGCGCAGTCGGACCTGAAGCCGGAGCGGAGCCACGCCACCGAGCCGCCCCCGCCGCTGTCCGGCCGCTGCGACGCCCCGCCCGAGCTGGCCCGGCTGGTCGAGCGGATGCTCGCCAAGCGGCCGGAAGACCGCCCCCAAACGCCGCTCGACGTGGTCGAAGCCCTCACCCCCCTCGCCGCCGGGCACGGGCTTGCCGAGCGGGTCACGCGTTACCGCAAGTCGGGGGGCTCCTCAACGCGGCGATCGGACCACCACCTCGACACCCGGCCCGAACGGGACGAGCCTGCCGAAACGAACGTCCCCAGCGGCCGCCGCCTGGATGGCACAGCGACCGACCCGGCCGGCTCGGGCTGGGGACGCTGGATTCTCCCGGCGTTGGTCACCTTGGCCGCCTGCGCGGCCCTGCTGGCCGTGATGATGCGGGGCGACGACCGGGCGATGCACGCCGACAAGCTAAAAAGCGACGCCGGTTTCGCCGCCCGCGAGATGGCCAACGCCATCGATTCCCGCGTCCACGCGCTGGAGACCGCCGCCGACGAGCCCCGATTGCCCGAGTGGATCGCCACCGTCGAGGCGGGCGAGGGGCCGCTCGAGAACTGGCTGATCCAGCAACGGGGCCGCTGGGACGAGAAGCTCCACTACCGCTCCGCCAGCTGGTTCGTCACCGACGCCCGGGGGGTGCAGATCGCCCGGGCGCCCCACTCGCCGAAGTCGATCGGCGAGAGCTACGCCCACCGCGATTACTTCCACGGCCGGGGCAAAGACCTCGAAAAAGGGGTCACCGGGGTCGAGCCGATCCGCGAACCGCACCGCTCGGCGGTCTACGACAGCAGCTCCGCGCCCGGCAAGCTGAAGGTCGCCTTCTCCACGCCGATCTACGGCAAGCGGAGCGAGGGCCGCCGGCCGGTCGTCGGCGTGCTGGCCATGTCGATCGAACTGGGCGACTTCGCCGAGTTCGACGAGATCGAGGCGACCACAGGCACCGCGGAAATCCTCCTGGTCGACACCGGCGCGGACGGCTTCGAGGGGGCCAAGCGGCGGGGCCTCGTGCTCCAGCACCGCGACCTGGCGAGCCACACCAGCGCCGCCAAGCCGGTCCGCTTGAGCAAGGAGCTACAGGGCCGCATCGCGGCGGCGCCCGACGCGAATCGGGGCGTCCTGCTCGGCGCCTACCCCGACATCCTGGGTCGCTCCGGAAGCGATTACCTGGGCGCCTACGCCCCCGTGAAGCCCAAGACCCTGTCGGCCGATCCCCGCGGCCCGTGGGTCGTCATCGCTCAGAAGCAGGCGCCCTAA
- a CDS encoding Sodium Bile acid symporter family protein, with the protein MTPAPTADRPQQAPLARLAAWVRRRLVWLLVACYGLAAFAPGAGLAMHRLGASDDAGTIAPLRFSLVLVGVLLFCGAVSVELPKLRELTQRPGLLSAALGLVWVPGLLVVAAWNALAAGWLPPEQVTALALGLALAGAMPVANSAVAWTHQSGGSLVWALGLVVLSICLCPWVTPVVMRVMGLTLSPGNAAQAAELVSRFTGAVFVFWVLGPTLLGFATRSILGGALIERGRTFLTLLSAAALLLLNYANAAKALPSLFEQPDWPLLGTTCVAAAALPIVGVTAAWGASRVLGIARPTRLAWAYALGMKNTGLALGLAGATLGDQPVAVLVILAVTLTQHLVAGAVHAVVSRRVKSS; encoded by the coding sequence ATGACCCCCGCTCCGACCGCCGATCGGCCCCAGCAAGCCCCGCTCGCCCGGCTGGCGGCGTGGGTCCGCCGGCGTTTGGTCTGGCTGCTGGTCGCCTGCTACGGCCTGGCCGCGTTCGCTCCCGGGGCGGGCTTGGCGATGCACCGGCTGGGCGCCTCGGACGACGCCGGCACGATCGCCCCGCTGCGGTTCTCGCTGGTGCTGGTCGGCGTGCTGCTCTTCTGCGGGGCGGTCTCGGTCGAACTGCCGAAGCTCCGTGAGTTGACTCAGAGGCCCGGCCTGCTGTCGGCGGCGCTCGGCTTGGTCTGGGTCCCCGGGCTGTTGGTCGTCGCGGCGTGGAACGCCCTGGCGGCGGGGTGGCTGCCGCCGGAGCAGGTCACCGCCCTGGCGCTCGGCCTGGCGCTGGCCGGGGCGATGCCGGTCGCCAACTCGGCGGTCGCCTGGACGCACCAGTCGGGCGGCAGCCTCGTGTGGGCGTTGGGGCTCGTGGTGCTGTCGATCTGCCTCTGCCCCTGGGTCACGCCGGTGGTGATGCGGGTCATGGGGCTCACGCTCTCACCGGGCAACGCGGCGCAGGCGGCCGAGCTCGTCTCGCGATTCACGGGCGCCGTGTTTGTGTTCTGGGTGCTCGGCCCGACGCTCCTCGGCTTCGCCACGCGGTCCATTCTGGGCGGCGCCCTGATCGAGCGGGGACGGACCTTCCTAACGCTGCTCTCCGCGGCGGCGCTGCTGCTGCTCAACTACGCCAACGCCGCGAAGGCCTTGCCGAGCCTTTTCGAACAGCCCGATTGGCCCCTGCTGGGAACGACCTGCGTGGCCGCCGCCGCGCTACCGATCGTGGGGGTGACGGCCGCCTGGGGGGCGAGTCGGGTGCTGGGGATCGCCCGGCCGACGCGGCTCGCGTGGGCGTACGCCCTGGGGATGAAGAACACGGGCCTCGCCCTCGGGCTGGCCGGGGCGACGCTCGGCGATCAGCCGGTCGCCGTGCTGGTGATCCTGGCGGTGACGCTCACCCAGCACCTGGTCGCCGGGGCGGTGCACGCGGTCGTTAGCCGGCGCGTTAAGAGCAGCTAA
- a CDS encoding Colicin V production protein produces the protein MYYIFFGIIVFATFAMTVQHGVWSNLITLIAVLLGGITAFGVHQPLTVMADEATGGSYTYLLDFPILWGMFALTAGLVKEFAQMLSRNRVNFPDQLDGLLGAGIGLVTALILGGFAMATFHCAPFAYDQMGGAFEHGDKVAEVKSSLESSSSPDVFWLSAVDTALNPSALGAAGFRSDLWVHQHGQHRKTFQNMQESIVKR, from the coding sequence ATGTACTACATCTTCTTCGGCATCATCGTCTTCGCCACGTTCGCGATGACCGTCCAGCACGGCGTCTGGAGCAACCTGATCACCCTGATCGCTGTCCTCTTGGGCGGCATCACCGCGTTCGGCGTGCATCAGCCGCTGACCGTGATGGCCGACGAGGCGACCGGCGGCTCGTACACCTACCTGCTCGACTTCCCGATCCTGTGGGGCATGTTCGCCCTCACGGCCGGGCTGGTCAAAGAGTTCGCCCAGATGCTGTCGCGCAACCGGGTCAATTTCCCGGACCAGCTCGACGGCCTGCTCGGGGCGGGCATCGGCCTGGTCACCGCGCTCATCCTGGGGGGCTTCGCCATGGCGACCTTCCACTGCGCACCGTTCGCCTACGACCAGATGGGGGGCGCCTTCGAGCACGGCGACAAGGTCGCGGAAGTGAAGTCGAGCCTCGAGAGCTCCTCGTCGCCCGATGTGTTCTGGCTCAGCGCGGTCGATACCGCTCTCAACCCGAGCGCCCTGGGGGCGGCCGGCTTCCGCAGCGACCTCTGGGTTCACCAACACGGTCAGCACCGCAAGACGTTCCAGAACATGCAAGAATCCATCGTGAAACGCTGA